The following proteins are encoded in a genomic region of Cryptomeria japonica chromosome 11, Sugi_1.0, whole genome shotgun sequence:
- the LOC131860212 gene encoding uncharacterized protein LOC131860212, whose amino-acid sequence MGAKLVWQMYSKLEQRWIRILQAKYLDSREKEMILTVEDPPRGFALWNFLVSCRSLITNHLSWRIGDGRKASFWQVSWDGHPSLDSQAPQQIVLKIGQVWGSKVRDFLSQDMPLLGQRWSWKDPRELNLGAEESEGRMKEWEAKVCWNNVCLLKAGAFSWLAGNRQILYGDRLRKMGFAGPFRCVLCEKAEEDVDHLLLNCDFSQEAWLFGL is encoded by the exons ATGGGGGCTAAGTTGGTGTGGCAAATGTACAGTAAGCTGGAGCAGAGGTGGATCAGAATTCTACAAGCTAAATATTTGGATAGTAGGGAAAAGGAAATGATTCTAACGGTTGAAGATCCCCCGAGAGGGTTTGCTTTGTGGAATTTTTTGGTGAGTTGCAGGAGCCTGATCACAAATCATCTATCTTGGCGTATTGGTGATGGGCGAAAGGCGAGCTTTTGGCAGGTTTCTTGGGATGGACATCCATCATTGGATTCTCAGGCCCCCCAGCAAATTGTTTTAAAGATTGGTCAGGTTTGGGGCTCAAAGGTGAGGGATTTTTTGTCGCAAGATATGCCTTTGTTGGGACAGCGTTGGAGTTGGAAGGATCCTCGGGAGTTAAATTTGGGGGCGGAGGAG AGTGAAGGTAGGATGAAGGAATGGGAAGCTAAGGTGTGTTGGAATAATGTTTGTCTTCTGAAAGCGGGGGCATTTTCTTGGCTTGCTGGAAATAGGCAGATTCTTTATGGAGATCGTCTGAGGAAAATGGGGTTTGCTGGTCCATTCCGCTGTGTGCTCTGTGAAAAGGCGGAGGAAGATGTGGACCATCTTCTGCTCAACTGTGATTTTTCTCAGGAAGCGTGGCTCTTTGGGTTGTAG